In the Oryza glaberrima chromosome 6, OglaRS2, whole genome shotgun sequence genome, one interval contains:
- the LOC127776619 gene encoding receptor-like protein kinase 5, translated as MSNTYLPLLPALVAGVLLLAAGCAAAAGDRDTLVAIRKGWGNPRHLASWDPASAAAADHCSWEGVTCSNATTGGGGGAGVVTELSLHDMNLTGTVPAAVCDLASLTRLDLSNNQLTGAFPAAALSRCARLRFLDLANNALDGALPQHVGRLSPAMEHLNLSSNRLSGAVPPEVAALPALRSLLLDTNRFTGAYPAAEIANLTALERLTLADNAFAPAPVPPAFAKLTKLTYLWMSKMNITGEIPEAFSSLTELTLLDMSGNKLTGAIPAWVFRHQKLERLYLYENSLSGELPRNVTTANLVEIDLSSNQLGGEISEDFGNLKNLSLLFLYFNKVTGAIPASIGRLPNLTDLRLFGNELSGELPPELGKNSPLANFEVSNNNLSGALPETLCANGKLFDIVVFNNSFSGELPANLGDCVLLNNLMLYNNRFTGDFPEKIWSFQKLTTVMIQNNGFTGALPAEISTNISRIEMGNNMFSGSIPTSATKLTVFRAENNLLAGELPADMSNLTDLTDFSVPGNRISGSIPASIRLLVKLNSLNLSSNRISGVIPPASFGTLPALTILDLSGNELTGDIPADLGYLNFNSLNVSSNRLTGEVPLTLQGAAYDRSFLGNSLCARPGSGTNLPTCPGGGGGGGGHDELSKGLIVLFSMLAGIVLVGSAGIAWLLLRRRKDSQDVTDWKMTQFTPLDFSESDVLGNIREENVIGSGGSGKVYRIHLASRGGGGATATAGRMVAVKKIWNARKLDAKLDKEFEAEVTVLGNIRHNNIVKLLCCISSQDAKLLVYEYMENGSLDRWLHHRDRDGAPAPLDWPTRLAIAVDAARGLSYMHHDCAQAIVHRDVKSSNILLDPEFQAKIADFGLARMLVKSGEPESVSAIGGTFGYMAPEYGYSKRVNEKVDVYSFGVVLLELTTGKVANDAAADFCLAEWAWRRYQKGPPFDDVIDADIREQASLPDIMSVFTLGVICTGENPPARPSMKEVLHHLIRCDRMSAQGPEACQLDYVDGAAPLLEAKKGSRRRSSESGRWDDDDNDDSGNFVVHVV; from the exons ATGTCGAACACctatctccccctcctccctgctctcgtcgccggcgtcctcctcctcgccgccggatgcgccgccgccgccggcgaccgcgacACGCTCGTTGCCATCAGGAAAGGGTGGGGGAACCCGCGGCACCTCGCGTCGTGGGAccccgcctcggcggcggcggcggaccacTGCAGCTGGGAAGGCGTGACCTGCTCTAatgccaccaccggcggcggcggcggcgccggcgtggtgaCGGAGCTGTCCCTGCACGACATGAACCTCACCGGGACGGTGCCCGCGGCGGTGTGTGACCTCGCGAGCCTGACGCGGCTCGACCTCTCCAACAACCAGCTCACCGGCGCGTtccccgccgcggcgctgtCCCGGTGCGCCCGCCTCCGGTTCCTCGACCTCGCCAACAACGCCCTCGACGGCGCCCTCCCGCAACACGTCGGCAGGCTGTCCCCGGCGATGGAGCACCTCAACCTGTCGTCGAATCGGCTCTCCGGCGCCGTGCCCCCCGAGGTGGCGGCGCTCCCGGCGCTCCGGTCGCTGCTCCTCGATACCAACCGGTTCACGGGGGCGTACCCAGCGGCGGAGATTGCCAACCTCACCGCCCTCGAGCGCCTCACGCTGGCCGACAACGCGTTCGCGCCGGCGCCCGTGCCGCCCGCGTTCGCCAAGCTGACCAAGCTCACCTACCTCTGGATGTCCAAGATGAACATCACCGGCGAGATTCCGGAGGCGTTCTCCAGCCTCACGGAGCTGACGCTGCTCGACATGTCGGGGAACAAGCTCACCGGCGCGATTCCGGCGTGGGTGTTCAGGCACCAGAAGCTCGAGAGGCTCTACCTGTACGAGAACTCCCTCTCCGGCGAGCTGCCGCGCAACGTCACGACGGCGAACCTGGTCGAGATCGACCTGTCGTCGAACCAGCTCGGGGGCGAGATATCGGAGGACTTCGGCAACCTCAAGAACCTCAGCTTGCTGTTCCTCTACTTCAACAAGGTCACCGGCGCCATCCCGGCGAGCATCGGGCGGCTCCCCAATCTCACCGACCTCCGGCTGTTCGGCAACGagctctccggcgagctcccgccGGAGCTCGGGAAGAACTCGCCGCTCGCCAACTTCGAGGTCTCCAACAACAACCTCTCCGGCGCGCTCCCGGAGACGCTCTGCGCCAACGGGAAGCTGTTCGACATTGTCGTCTTCAACAAcagcttctccggcgagctcccggcGAACCTCGGCGACTGCGTGCTGCTGAACAACCTCATGCTCTACAACAACCGCTTCACCGGCGACTTCCCGGAGAAGATTTGGTCGTTCCAGAAGCTGACCACGGTGATGATCCAGAACAACGGCTTCACCGGAGCTCTGCCCGCCGAGATATCCACCAACATCTCCCGCATCGAGATGGGGAACAACATGTTCTCCGGCTCTATCCCGACCTCGGCGACCAAGCTCACCGTGTTCCGGGCGGAGAACAAcctgctcgccggcgagctcccggcCGACATGAGCAATCTCACCGACCTCACCGATTTTTCAGTGCCGGGCAACCGAATATCTGGCTCCATACCCGCGTCGATCAGGCTGCTGGTGAAGCTCAACTCGCTCAACTTGAGCAGCAACCGGATCTCCGGCGTGATACCGCCGGCGAGCTTCGGGACGCTCCCGGCGCTGACCATCCTCGATCTGTCCGGCaacgagctcaccggcgacatACCTGCCGATTTGGGGTACCTCAACTTCAACTCGCTCAACGTGTCGTCGAACCGGCTCACCGGCGAGGTGCCGCTCACGCTCCAGGGCGCGGCGTACGATCGCAGCTTCCTCGGCAACAGTCTCTGCGCCAGGCCGGGCTCCGGCACGAACCTCCCAACCTGccccggtggaggcggcggcggaggcggccacgaCGAGCTCTCCAAGGGCCTGATCGTCCTCTTCTCGATGCTCGCCGGCATTGTCCTCGTCGGCAGCGCCGGCATCGCGTGGctgctcctccggcggcggAAGGACAGCCAGGACGTCACCGACTGGAAGATGACGCAGTTCACCCCGCTGGACTTCTCCGAGTCCGACGTGCTCGGCAACATCCGGGAGGAGAACGTCATCGGCAGCGGCGGGTCGGGCAAGGTGTACCGCATCCACCTCGCctcccgtggcggcggcggcgccaccgccaccgccggcaggATGGTGGCCGTGAAGAAGATCTGGAACGCGAGGAAGCTGGACGCGAAGCTGGACAAGGAGTTCGAGGCGGAGGTGACGGTGCTCGGCAACATCCGGCACAACAACATCGTCAAGCTGCTGTGCTGCATCTCCAGCCAGGACGCCAAGCTGCTGGTGTACGAGTACATGGAGAACGGCAGCCTCGACCGGTGGCTGCACCACCGCGACCGCgacggcgcgccggcgccgctggaCTGGCCGACGAGGCtggccatcgccgtcgacgccgccaggGGGCTCAGCTACATGCACCACGACTGCGCGCAGGCGATCGTGCACCGCGACGTCAAGTCCAGCAACATCCTGCTCGACCCGGAGTTCCAGGCCAAGATCGCCGACTTTGGCCTTGCCCGGATGCTCGTCAAGTCAGGCGAGCCGGAGTCCGTGTCGGCCATCGGCGGCACGTTTGGGTACATGGCGCCAG AGTATGGGTACAGCAAGAGGGTGAATGAGAAGGTGGACgtctacagcttcggcgtcgtgTTGCTGGAGCTGACGACCGGCAAGGTCGCGAACGACGCCGCAGCCGACTTCTGCCTGGCCGAGTGGGCGTGGCGGCGGTACCAGAAAGGCCCTCCGTTCGATGACGTCATCGACGCCGACATCCGGGAGCAGGCCAGTCTGCCGGACATCATGTCGGTGTTCACGCTCGGCGTGATCTGCACGGGGGAGAacccgccggcgaggccgtccATGAAGGAGGTCCTGCACCACCTCATCCGGTGCGACCGGATGTCGGCTCAGGGACCCGAGGCGTGCCAGCTGGACTATGTCGACGGCGCCGCTCCGCTGCTGGAGGCGAAGAAGGGGAGCCGGCGGAGGAGCTCGGAGTCTGGCAggtgggacgacgacgacaacgacgacagcGGCAATTTCGTGGTGCACGTTGTTTAG